The genome window TTTCGTGACTGCCAATACTCCAGATTATGCTCCTCAACTGCAACGCCTGATGCAACAGGCGGGGCTTTCGAGCGATCGAGAACTCAGCAACAAAGCAGGAGTTTCCGAGATCCAGCTAAGTCGCCTGCGTCGCGGTTTAGCCCTGCAAACCAGAGCCGACATCCTCCTCAAAATTAGTCAAGCTTTGCAAATTTCCTTACCCGAACTGCTCGCAACCTTGGCGCCAAATTATGTAGAGTTAGAAAAGACACCACCGACAGCCCTAGAACAAGAATATCAGCGCCTGCAAGCTTCGATCGAACAGCAGCGAGAATCTTTGATGCAGGAATTCCAGCTATCTAGCGTGCAAATTTTAGAATCTTGGATGTTGCAGTGGCCGACTGCTGCGAGCAAAGCTCAGGAAAATCACAACTTGCGGGCTCAGAAACTACTGCCCTTGCTGCGGCCCGTCGAGCAGTTATTAGAGCATTGGGGAGTGGAGTCGATCGCCCCAGTCGGAGCCCAGATTCCCTACAACCCCCAACAGCACCAGCTCATGGAAGG of Oscillatoria nigro-viridis PCC 7112 contains these proteins:
- a CDS encoding helix-turn-helix domain-containing protein yields the protein MYFLKARDSLRSRICPFINLDEFFVTANTPDYAPQLQRLMQQAGLSSDRELSNKAGVSEIQLSRLRRGLALQTRADILLKISQALQISLPELLATLAPNYVELEKTPPTALEQEYQRLQASIEQQRESLMQEFQLSSVQILESWMLQWPTAASKAQENHNLRAQKLLPLLRPVEQLLEHWGVESIAPVGAQIPYNPQQHQLMEGTADPGEPVKVRYTGYRQGDKLLYRAKVSPV